CGGCGAGCGGGATGAACTCGTCCGGGCGGACGTTGCCGAGCTCCGGGTGGTGCCAGCGGAGCAGCGCCTCCGCGCCCACCGGGCGGACCGACGGCAGCGACGCCACCGGCTGGAAGGCCAGCCGCAGCTCGTCGCGCTCGATCGCGCCGCGCAGCTCGTGCTCCAGCGTGGTGCGCCGGCGCAGCAGCCGGTCGTACGTGGCGTCGTAGCGCTCGATCCGGTTCTTGCCGCGCTGCTTGGCGTAGCGCAGCGCCAGGTCGGCGTTGCGCAGCAGCAGCTCGACGTCCGTGTCCCCGCAGTCGGCGGCCACCCCGATGCTGACCGAGAGGAAGACCGGCGCGTCGGCCTCCCCGTACGGGCGGCCGAGCACCCCGAGCAGCCGCTCGGCGACCGGGCCCGGGTCGCTCCCGCCGTGCATGAGCACCGCGAACTCGTCCCCGCCGAGCCGGGCGGCCAGGTCGCCGGGACGCAGATTGCCGCGCAGCCGCCGGCCCACCTCGGCCAGCACCGCGTCCCCCACGTCGTGCCCGCGCATGTCGTTGACGTTCTTGAAGCCGTCCAGGTCCAGCCCGAGCAGCACGCACGGGACGCCCGCCTCGGCGCAGCGCTGGAGCGCCCGCAGCAGCCCGCGCCGGTTGGCCAGGCCGGTGAGCGGGTCGGTGTGCGCCAGCTCACGGAAGTGGGCCTCCCGCTCGGCCAGCCGGCCGGCGTACCCCCGGACGTCGTTGAGGGCCAGATATTGCCGGGCCACCAGGGCGAAGCCCTCGACGCTGCCGGCGACGATGCCGAACGCGTCGAACCGCCCACCCTCCACGAGGTGGTACATCGCCGAGGCGGCCATCGCGAACATCGGCACGAAGGCGTACTCGCCGTCGCGGCGGATCAGGTCGACGTGCACCTGGCCGGGCAGGTCGACCCGGTGCACCGCCAGCGCGGTGGCCAGCAGCCCGGCGGCGAGCAGCCCCGCGCCGGTGAGGGCCATGTCCGGGCCGGCCTGGCAGAGGCCGGCCGACAGGCCGAGCCCGCCGGCGGTCACCCCGGTCACCCCGGCCCCGAGCAGGGCGAGCCGGCCGCGCGGCGGCGCGGCCCGGAGCACCATGATCAGGGTGAGCCCGGCGGTGAGCGCGGCGCTCATCGTGGTCAACACGATGGGCACGCAGGCGATCGGGGTGGCCGCGCCGAGCAGCCGGGTCGGCTCGGTGAAGACCACCCAGCCGACGAACCACAGCGCACCCCCCATGATCACGCCGTCGAGCAGCAGCCGGGCGGTGGCGGCCCGGGTGGCCGCGGCGTCGGGCAGCCGGAGCAGGGCGGCGGCGAGGGCGAGCCCGCTGAGCGTGCTGCCTACGGAGATCAGGGTGGCCCAGCCGGTCCGCTGCCCCTGGTGGTGCGCCCAGTGGTCGGCGGCGAGCAGCACGGCGGTGACCCCGACGAGCAGGCTGAGCAGGGCGACCCCGGCGGCCGCGACGAGCAGCAGGTGCGCCTGGCGGTGCGACCCGACCCGGCGGCGGGCCGACCCGGCCAGCAGCGCGGTGGGGCCGGCGGCGACGAGCGCGCTCAGCACCGCGGCAGCGACCATGCCCGGGGGGAAGTGCACGACCTCAACTGTGCCGGATGCGCGCCCTCTGTGGGGCACCGGGTGCGCATCTGTTGGGACACGGCGCGCGCGCCGGGGGGCCGTCGCCAAGGTGGTGCCAGACTGGTAGTCATGCCTGAGCTGCGGTCGAGGACCTCCACCCACGGTCGGACGATGGCCGGCGCCCGGGCCCTGTGGCGGGCCACCGGGATGACCGACGACGACTTCGGCAAGCCGATCGTCGCCATCGCCAACAGTTTCACCCAGTTCGTCCCCGGTCACGTACATCTCAAGGACCTCGGCGGTCTGGTCGCCGACGCGGTGGCCGAGGCCGGCGGGGTCGGCCGGGAGTTCAACACCATCGCCGTGGACGACGGCATCGCCATGGGGCACGGCGGCATGCTCTACTCGCTGCCCAGCCGCGAGCTGATCGCCGACGCGGTGGAATACATGGTCAACGCGCACTGCGCGGACGCCCTGGTCTGCATCTCCAACTGCGACAAGATCACGCCGGGCATGCTGCTGGCCGCGCTGCGGCTCAACATCCCGACGGTGTTCGTCTCCGGCGGGCCGATGGAGGCCGGCAAGACGGTGGCGATCGAGGGCGTGGTCCACTCCAAGATCGACCTGATCGACGCGATGATCGCCGCGTCGAACGAGGCGGTCACCGACGACCAGCTCGGCCAGATCGAGCGCTCCGCCTGCCCGACCTGTGGCTCCTGCTCCGGCATGTTCACCGCCAACTCGATGAACTGCCTCACCGAGGCGATCGGCCTCGCGCTGCCGGGCAACGGGTCGACCCTGGCCACCCACGCCGCGCGCCGGTCGCTCTTCGTCGAGGCCGGCCGCACCGCCGTGGAGATCGCCAAGCGCTGGTACGACGGCGACGACGCGTCGGTGCTGCCCCGCTCGATCGCCAACCGGGCCGCCTTCGACAACGCGGTCGCCCTGGACGTGGCGATGGGCGGCTCGACCAACACCGTGCTGCACCTGCTCGCCGCCGCCCGCGAGGCGGAGCTGGACTTCGGCGTGGCCGACATCGACGAGATCTCCCGCCGGGTGCCGTGCCTGGCCAAGGTCGCGCCGAACTCGCCGCAGTACCACATGGAGGACGTGCACCGGGCCGGCGGCATCCCGGCCATCCTCGGCGAACTGGACCGCGCCGGCCTGCTCAACCGGGAGGTGCACGCCGTGCACTCCCCCAGCCTGAGCCAGTGGCTGGCCGACTGGGACGTGCGGGGCGGCTCGGCCACCCCCACGGCGGTGGAGCTGTTCCACGCCGCCCCGGGCGGGGTGCGCACCACCGAGCCGTTCTCCACCACCAACCGCTGGTCGTCCCTGGACACCGACGCGGCCGGCGGCTGCATCCGGGACCGGGAGCACGCGTACAGCGCGGACGGCGGGCTGGCCATCCTGCACGGCAACCTGGCGCCGGACGGCTGCGTGGTGAAGACCGCCGGGGTGCCCGAGGAGTGCCTGACCTTCCGCGGACCGGCCAAGGTCTACGAATCGCAGGACGACGCGGTGTCGGCGATCCTGGCCAAGGAGGTCGTCCCCGGGGACGTGGTGGTGATCCGGTACGAGGGCCCGAAGGGCGGCCCCGGCATGCAGGAGATGCTCTACCCCACCTCGTTCCTCAAGGGCCGCGGGCTGGGCCGCTCCTGCGCGCTGCTCACCGACGGCCGGTTCTCCGGCGGCACCTCGGGCCTGTCCATCGGGCACGTCTCCCCGGAGGCGGCCTCGGGCGGCCTGATCGCGCTGGTGCGGGAGGGCGACGAGATCGTCATCGACATCCCGGCCCGGTCGATCCAGCTCAACGTGCCGGACGACGTGCTCCAGGCCCGCCGGGTCGCCGAGGAGAAGCGGGACCGCCCCTACACCCCGGCCGACCGGCAGCGGCCGGTGTCGGCGGCGCTGCGCGCGTACGCCTCGATGGCCACCTCGGCCAGCGACGGCGCGTACCGGCGGGTGCCGGAGTAGGTGCCCCCACGACGCTCCACGCCGCCGGTAGGGTCCGGCGGCGTGGAGACGACGGTGAGCTACGCGCGACTGATCCGACCGGTCATCGACCGGGTGTACGTGGGTGCCCGCTGG
This sequence is a window from Micromonospora sp. NBRC 110009. Protein-coding genes within it:
- a CDS encoding putative bifunctional diguanylate cyclase/phosphodiesterase translates to MVAAAVLSALVAAGPTALLAGSARRRVGSHRQAHLLLVAAAGVALLSLLVGVTAVLLAADHWAHHQGQRTGWATLISVGSTLSGLALAAALLRLPDAAATRAATARLLLDGVIMGGALWFVGWVVFTEPTRLLGAATPIACVPIVLTTMSAALTAGLTLIMVLRAAPPRGRLALLGAGVTGVTAGGLGLSAGLCQAGPDMALTGAGLLAAGLLATALAVHRVDLPGQVHVDLIRRDGEYAFVPMFAMAASAMYHLVEGGRFDAFGIVAGSVEGFALVARQYLALNDVRGYAGRLAEREAHFRELAHTDPLTGLANRRGLLRALQRCAEAGVPCVLLGLDLDGFKNVNDMRGHDVGDAVLAEVGRRLRGNLRPGDLAARLGGDEFAVLMHGGSDPGPVAERLLGVLGRPYGEADAPVFLSVSIGVAADCGDTDVELLLRNADLALRYAKQRGKNRIERYDATYDRLLRRRTTLEHELRGAIERDELRLAFQPVASLPSVRPVGAEALLRWHHPELGNVRPDEFIPLAEECGMISKLGAWVLHQACYQLSRWLADGHDVWVSVNVSPRELHAPEYVVQVADALRAHHVPPQRLVLEVTEHAVATDLDELIRRLSALRLTGVRIALDDFGAGYSSLGQLRRLPIDILKIDHGLVAEHEPVRPVGRDGPAFAPMVDIVMRLGHHFGLEVIAEGVTNPTELAAVVAAGCRFGQGALFGWGVPAEHLEAMLEAATSPGARPAPLPPAPPPPPVRPGPSPLLPRLRSNPPASVPAPRPSNEGSSQVARAAEGASGADTPTSVNQNVGSVDSSREMRQA
- the ilvD gene encoding dihydroxy-acid dehydratase, coding for MPELRSRTSTHGRTMAGARALWRATGMTDDDFGKPIVAIANSFTQFVPGHVHLKDLGGLVADAVAEAGGVGREFNTIAVDDGIAMGHGGMLYSLPSRELIADAVEYMVNAHCADALVCISNCDKITPGMLLAALRLNIPTVFVSGGPMEAGKTVAIEGVVHSKIDLIDAMIAASNEAVTDDQLGQIERSACPTCGSCSGMFTANSMNCLTEAIGLALPGNGSTLATHAARRSLFVEAGRTAVEIAKRWYDGDDASVLPRSIANRAAFDNAVALDVAMGGSTNTVLHLLAAAREAELDFGVADIDEISRRVPCLAKVAPNSPQYHMEDVHRAGGIPAILGELDRAGLLNREVHAVHSPSLSQWLADWDVRGGSATPTAVELFHAAPGGVRTTEPFSTTNRWSSLDTDAAGGCIRDREHAYSADGGLAILHGNLAPDGCVVKTAGVPEECLTFRGPAKVYESQDDAVSAILAKEVVPGDVVVIRYEGPKGGPGMQEMLYPTSFLKGRGLGRSCALLTDGRFSGGTSGLSIGHVSPEAASGGLIALVREGDEIVIDIPARSIQLNVPDDVLQARRVAEEKRDRPYTPADRQRPVSAALRAYASMATSASDGAYRRVPE